A region from the Maridesulfovibrio zosterae DSM 11974 genome encodes:
- a CDS encoding BPL-N domain-containing protein has protein sequence MSSIYILWDDSHIWGLLIQRALEAWDIDYQLVRGHQIAQGLLSSKPPAALIVPGGWAKGKAQHLGGPGILEIQRYVHEGGNYLGFCGGAGLGLSGAGGLELSNWQRKGFKNRLHHFLSGHINLKLDQNNPLVPDSLGEEALVPVWWPGQFAPSESGTTIALGRYRKPGNDFWVADLCVGSLPEGTLSDWENMYGINLLPDFLHDRPAVVTGETGKGRFILSYPHLETPASPQANIWLSHILDILLHSKTQLRPAIPAWQLAETPVHWQDPDLISARKSLEKIITTGQGHFLLFWRNPWLLGWRRGIPGAALNSLYALLCKATSQNPNSEATQMWKDNKEEFMKYMNIFEKGVTGYLLAERFAMTMRSLEPDTIFPRGLQEQRNGLFGPPPGAGGIYAKLLTVLENLVWQMHQKHDKY, from the coding sequence ATGTCAAGTATCTATATATTATGGGACGACTCCCACATTTGGGGACTTCTAATCCAAAGAGCCCTTGAAGCATGGGACATAGACTATCAGCTAGTGCGTGGGCATCAAATAGCGCAGGGATTACTTTCAAGCAAGCCCCCGGCGGCACTTATCGTTCCAGGAGGCTGGGCAAAAGGCAAAGCGCAGCATCTTGGAGGCCCTGGAATCCTTGAAATTCAACGTTATGTCCATGAAGGCGGTAATTATCTCGGTTTCTGCGGAGGTGCAGGACTCGGCCTTTCCGGAGCAGGCGGCCTCGAACTCAGCAACTGGCAGCGCAAAGGTTTTAAAAACAGACTGCATCATTTTTTAAGCGGCCATATCAACCTGAAACTTGATCAGAACAATCCACTTGTTCCGGACTCTCTGGGTGAAGAAGCTTTGGTTCCTGTCTGGTGGCCCGGTCAATTTGCACCATCAGAAAGCGGAACGACTATAGCACTGGGAAGATATCGTAAGCCCGGCAACGATTTCTGGGTTGCTGATCTATGTGTAGGGTCATTGCCGGAAGGGACATTATCTGACTGGGAAAATATGTATGGAATAAATCTTCTGCCAGACTTCCTTCACGATCGTCCGGCGGTTGTTACAGGAGAGACAGGTAAGGGACGATTCATATTGAGTTATCCGCACCTTGAAACGCCAGCTTCACCACAAGCGAACATCTGGCTTTCTCACATTCTTGACATTCTTCTTCATAGCAAAACTCAATTACGTCCTGCAATTCCGGCATGGCAACTTGCTGAAACACCTGTGCATTGGCAGGACCCCGATCTAATTTCTGCACGTAAATCTCTTGAAAAAATTATCACAACGGGGCAGGGGCACTTCCTGCTTTTCTGGCGTAACCCATGGCTATTAGGCTGGAGACGCGGAATTCCGGGAGCAGCACTCAACAGTCTATATGCTCTGCTTTGTAAAGCAACCTCTCAAAATCCAAACTCTGAAGCCACACAAATGTGGAAAGATAATAAGGAAGAATTCATGAAATATATGAATATCTTCGAGAAAGGGGTTACGGGATACCTACTGGCAGAAAGATTTGCTATGACTATGCGCTCTCTTGAACCGGATACAATATTTCCGCGTGGCCTTCAGGAGCAACGTAACGGACTTTTCGGACCTCCCCCTGGTGCTGGCGGTATATATGCTAAACTTCTTACAGTGTTAGAAAATCTAGTTTGGCAAATGCATCAAAAACATGATAAGTATTAG
- a CDS encoding DUF342 domain-containing protein, producing the protein MADQSTPVRGAELRAKGSEKITESRDASLEFKITPDNMAAFVSSYTPAQGNGSPLSIELMESELRRAGYEGLLDTDGAKFALKRAEEGKSILNVALVRASYPQNAEDGHISTDADLNFPVLPGMEFGMLSKAVPSASGTNLVGDKIPAEDTHTPKTLTVAANGNCIHNSNTGALISEQYGIVVIEENEIHVKLLISVSQNEMQVKAMLYPHDCFGMKYDLSSIAPALEGMNIARPIQHLAGQQAIQTSRETGMVQEAVIVQGTEPVPGKDGFFEYAKENSGTSIGTTDEGDRMDFKNRGVHPMVAPGDIIGKIHPPVEGQAGEDVYGKLTPPPGGNPFEVKPGSHVAPMSDGITYKATATGIVHLSEGKLSVKDVLTTKGDVDYSTGNITLEKGSVHVTGSIREGFAVEVPDHIVVQDSIEGATVTTGGDIEVKGGLVMGGKGAIKSGGTITAQFAANAHIECGDELIITNEINNCFINCKGTVLAHGGKGIIQGGTIISETGIEAKELGSDIGVKTVVGIRSKQPVNRKMIHERDSLRDRLLKINTTVGEAPDTMILEATPEAKRPQMEQVLLMRGRIKMRLREIRKKLSNDLAEYYKSLEMLSIRVHRKVYPGVEIKIGGKTVQVSKPINRMKFRFDADERTIVAVKF; encoded by the coding sequence ATGGCTGATCAGTCAACACCTGTCAGAGGAGCTGAACTTCGTGCGAAAGGCAGTGAAAAAATCACTGAAAGCCGCGACGCTTCACTTGAGTTTAAGATTACCCCTGATAATATGGCTGCTTTTGTTTCTTCGTACACTCCTGCACAAGGAAACGGATCTCCACTTTCCATTGAACTGATGGAATCTGAACTCAGAAGAGCAGGTTATGAGGGGCTGCTTGATACTGATGGGGCTAAATTTGCCCTGAAAAGAGCTGAAGAGGGAAAAAGTATTTTAAATGTTGCTCTAGTGCGGGCAAGCTATCCACAAAACGCAGAAGACGGACATATCAGTACTGATGCTGATCTAAATTTCCCAGTTCTTCCTGGAATGGAGTTCGGCATGCTCTCAAAGGCTGTTCCATCTGCTTCAGGAACAAATCTTGTTGGCGATAAAATTCCTGCAGAAGACACTCATACACCCAAAACACTTACTGTTGCTGCTAACGGAAACTGCATACATAATTCAAATACAGGCGCACTTATTTCAGAGCAATATGGTATAGTTGTCATAGAAGAAAATGAAATACACGTAAAACTGCTTATCAGCGTGTCCCAAAATGAAATGCAGGTTAAAGCAATGCTTTACCCTCATGACTGCTTTGGTATGAAATATGATCTCAGCAGTATTGCTCCAGCTTTGGAAGGAATGAACATAGCCAGACCTATTCAGCACCTTGCAGGTCAACAGGCTATTCAAACATCTAGAGAAACAGGAATGGTTCAAGAAGCTGTAATAGTGCAAGGGACAGAACCGGTTCCGGGCAAGGACGGATTCTTCGAATATGCAAAAGAAAATTCCGGGACCTCTATAGGAACGACCGATGAAGGCGATCGTATGGATTTCAAAAACCGCGGAGTCCATCCAATGGTCGCCCCCGGGGATATTATAGGTAAAATCCATCCACCAGTTGAAGGTCAGGCCGGTGAAGATGTATACGGTAAACTGACACCTCCCCCCGGCGGTAATCCATTTGAGGTGAAACCAGGATCGCATGTAGCTCCTATGTCTGACGGGATAACATACAAAGCCACAGCGACCGGCATTGTACACCTTAGTGAAGGAAAACTCTCGGTAAAAGATGTTCTTACAACAAAAGGTGACGTTGATTACTCCACCGGAAATATAACACTCGAAAAAGGATCTGTACACGTTACAGGGTCCATACGTGAAGGTTTCGCAGTCGAAGTGCCTGACCATATTGTTGTCCAGGACTCTATCGAAGGGGCTACTGTCACCACTGGCGGTGACATTGAAGTTAAGGGTGGACTTGTTATGGGAGGTAAAGGAGCAATAAAATCAGGAGGAACCATTACAGCTCAGTTCGCCGCTAATGCCCACATTGAGTGCGGTGATGAATTGATCATCACCAATGAAATCAATAATTGCTTTATTAATTGCAAAGGAACGGTATTGGCCCATGGAGGCAAAGGCATAATTCAAGGCGGGACAATTATATCTGAAACAGGAATTGAAGCCAAAGAGCTTGGGTCAGATATCGGAGTAAAAACCGTCGTAGGGATACGTTCCAAACAACCTGTTAATAGAAAAATGATCCATGAAAGAGATTCACTGCGCGATAGGTTATTAAAAATAAATACAACTGTAGGTGAAGCTCCTGATACGATGATACTTGAAGCAACACCGGAAGCCAAAAGGCCCCAGATGGAACAGGTACTTCTGATGCGCGGGCGCATAAAAATGAGACTGCGCGAGATTCGTAAAAAACTTTCTAATGATTTGGCTGAGTATTATAAATCTCTGGAAATGCTTTCTATAAGGGTCCATCGCAAAGTTTACCCCGGTGTAGAGATAAAGATCGGAGGCAAGACAGTACAGGTAAGTAAGCCTATCAATAGGATGAAATTCCGTTTTGATGCAGATGAGAGAACTATTGTTGCTGTTAAATTTTGA
- the truA gene encoding tRNA pseudouridine(38-40) synthase TruA, whose protein sequence is MRRLKLTLAYDGTDFCGWQFQPKLRTVQGELEKAVAVITGVPVRAHGSGRTDSGVHARGQVVHLDLPETRISVPWQKALNSLLPDDVTVLDVAYVDDDFHSRFSAVEKCYTYSLWIENSFLLPWRRQYVWKCGPLDFDALDQAMEYFLGVHDFAAFQNAGTEVSSTVRNILDFKRRPGESEHEIILEVVGTGFLKQMVRNMVGCLVKIARGKEDPSFVRSLLEMKDRTLAPATAPARGLCLDHVYYGEVDRGGPDSGRNKPDKNGHGQ, encoded by the coding sequence GTGCGAAGACTTAAACTCACTCTTGCATATGACGGCACTGATTTTTGCGGATGGCAATTTCAACCAAAGCTACGCACAGTTCAGGGTGAACTTGAAAAAGCTGTTGCAGTTATAACAGGTGTTCCTGTGCGTGCTCATGGTTCGGGCCGTACTGACAGCGGGGTTCATGCCCGTGGGCAGGTGGTACATCTTGACCTGCCGGAAACTCGTATTTCTGTGCCATGGCAGAAAGCCCTTAACTCCCTGCTTCCAGATGACGTCACAGTGCTTGATGTTGCTTACGTTGATGACGACTTTCATTCACGTTTCAGCGCAGTTGAAAAGTGCTATACATATTCGTTATGGATTGAGAATAGTTTTCTTTTACCGTGGCGTAGGCAATACGTGTGGAAATGCGGTCCCTTAGATTTTGATGCTCTTGATCAGGCAATGGAATATTTTCTTGGTGTTCACGATTTTGCTGCATTTCAAAATGCCGGAACTGAAGTCAGCAGTACGGTCAGGAATATTCTTGATTTTAAACGTCGTCCCGGTGAAAGCGAGCATGAAATAATTCTTGAAGTTGTAGGAACAGGTTTTTTGAAGCAGATGGTCCGTAATATGGTCGGTTGTCTCGTAAAAATTGCACGGGGTAAAGAAGATCCCTCTTTTGTCCGATCTTTATTAGAGATGAAGGATAGGACTCTTGCGCCTGCAACTGCCCCTGCCCGGGGGCTGTGCCTTGACCATGTTTATTACGGAGAAGTTGACCGTGGCGGACCTGATTCTGGACGGAACAAACCTGATAAAAACGGACACGGCCAATAA
- a CDS encoding MotE family protein, protein MTKWQQFVTNLKISKILVCLILLALFKLTLIGSLGFDLGKPTKHVMEAVIDSSVVRNVVDTPKAVAAEAKAGDKAEAAPAKSTAARPAGMPDADWKALKAKEDELARKERSLRTLEHNLDKKLADLTALEKRLKKMISDADVLKDKKIKHLVGVYTAMKAKSAAQVIESLDTKLAVKILAGMRGRSAGAILGFVEPKKAAKLSEELTKLQVPLDDK, encoded by the coding sequence ATGACGAAATGGCAACAATTCGTTACAAACCTAAAGATCTCTAAGATTCTTGTCTGTCTGATTTTATTAGCATTATTTAAGTTAACTCTTATAGGTTCGCTTGGGTTTGATCTTGGAAAACCGACCAAGCATGTTATGGAAGCTGTTATTGATTCCAGTGTAGTCAGGAATGTTGTGGATACTCCCAAAGCTGTTGCTGCAGAAGCAAAAGCTGGCGATAAAGCTGAGGCTGCGCCCGCAAAGAGCACAGCAGCACGCCCTGCAGGTATGCCTGATGCTGACTGGAAAGCTCTTAAAGCCAAGGAAGACGAGCTGGCTCGTAAAGAGCGCTCTCTGCGAACTCTTGAGCATAACCTTGATAAGAAGCTCGCTGATCTTACTGCTCTTGAAAAAAGATTAAAGAAAATGATTTCTGACGCTGATGTTCTTAAGGATAAAAAGATTAAGCATTTGGTTGGCGTATATACAGCCATGAAAGCTAAAAGTGCAGCTCAGGTTATTGAATCTCTGGATACGAAACTTGCAGTCAAAATTTTGGCTGGAATGCGTGGTCGTAGCGCTGGTGCAATTCTTGGATTTGTTGAACCTAAGAAAGCTGCTAAACTTTCCGAAGAACTTACTAAGCTGCAAGTCCCTTTGGACGATAAATAA
- a CDS encoding flagellar FliJ family protein, which yields MALAQAIHLHQEQKKVVFSVEAKIAQHQRRQYDNLNADEMWLWRQYNEALKADLNLAVNRMKQLALNLQKCRTEAVAKSKDRKLLEKLKENQAKKYYEEENLKEQKEYDEMATIRYKPKDL from the coding sequence ATGGCTTTAGCACAAGCTATCCACCTTCATCAGGAACAGAAGAAGGTGGTCTTTTCTGTTGAAGCAAAAATTGCACAGCATCAGCGAAGACAGTATGATAATTTGAATGCTGATGAAATGTGGCTTTGGAGGCAGTACAATGAGGCTCTTAAAGCTGATTTGAATTTAGCAGTTAATAGAATGAAGCAATTGGCCCTTAACTTGCAAAAATGTCGTACAGAAGCTGTAGCAAAGTCAAAAGATCGAAAGTTGTTGGAAAAACTTAAAGAAAATCAGGCGAAGAAATATTATGAAGAAGAAAATCTCAAAGAGCAAAAAGAGTATGACGAAATGGCAACAATTCGTTACAAACCTAAAGATCTCTAA
- a CDS encoding ferredoxin has protein sequence MAKKVVIDQDECIGCETCVELCPEVFALDVDGEKAEVIKEDAVELDCVEESIDSCPVECISIK, from the coding sequence ATGGCTAAAAAGGTAGTAATTGATCAGGACGAGTGTATCGGCTGCGAAACTTGCGTTGAGCTCTGTCCTGAAGTTTTTGCTTTAGATGTTGATGGAGAAAAGGCAGAAGTTATCAAAGAAGATGCAGTGGAACTGGATTGTGTTGAAGAGTCAATTGATTCATGCCCGGTTGAATGTATCAGTATTAAATAG
- a CDS encoding ABC transporter ATP-binding protein, whose protein sequence is MAEPILELRDVHSGYGSIKALKGINIKVMEGEIVSVIGANGAGKSTTLMTICNIVQATSGEIYYKGECINNISPDLLPSMGLCQVPEGRRIFPRLTIEENLDMGAFFRNDAGIADDMERVFDMFPILRERRKQAGGTLSGGEQQMLAIGRALMSRPKVLLLDEPSLGLAPLIVKQIFDIIREINKLGTTIILVEQNAKVALSMATRGYVLETGNVVMEDDAHKLLNNPDIQKAYLGE, encoded by the coding sequence ATGGCAGAACCAATATTAGAACTTCGTGATGTTCATTCAGGATACGGCAGTATTAAGGCCCTGAAAGGGATTAATATTAAAGTAATGGAAGGGGAAATAGTATCAGTCATTGGTGCTAACGGTGCCGGAAAAAGTACAACTTTGATGACAATATGTAATATCGTCCAAGCGACAAGCGGAGAGATTTATTATAAAGGTGAATGCATCAATAATATAAGTCCTGACTTACTCCCGTCTATGGGGCTGTGTCAGGTCCCTGAAGGGCGTAGGATTTTTCCTCGTCTGACCATTGAAGAAAATCTCGATATGGGTGCTTTTTTTCGCAATGATGCGGGGATTGCCGATGATATGGAACGAGTTTTTGACATGTTTCCTATTCTGCGTGAAAGACGCAAGCAAGCAGGCGGGACTCTGTCCGGCGGTGAACAACAGATGCTTGCAATCGGGCGTGCTCTTATGAGTCGGCCAAAAGTTTTGCTTCTGGATGAGCCTTCTCTAGGTCTTGCTCCGCTGATCGTGAAACAGATCTTCGACATTATTCGTGAAATTAATAAATTGGGAACTACCATTATTCTGGTTGAGCAGAATGCAAAGGTTGCTTTAAGTATGGCGACTCGTGGTTATGTTCTTGAGACTGGTAATGTTGTCATGGAAGATGATGCTCATAAGCTGCTCAATAACCCGGATATCCAGAAGGCTTATTTGGGCGAGTAA
- a CDS encoding ABC transporter permease subunit: MIWLFVLLWPLLGVKPEGLEVATTFSVWWKIAAGCSILLVLRQLNSIGVFNFFTKPIGSVAVGMQRASTTVPMVVWAFLLLAFAIAYPHLFGRYAQDVAINCMVYICLGLGLNIVVGLAGMLDLGYIAFYGLGAYTYALLSVTYKISFWLCLPLSAAVAGLGACIIGYCSMRMRGDYLAIVTLGFAEIVRMVFNNWMSLTNGPNGITGIKAPGIYWPDFTNGMTFEHLWLKKLSLIYYVILALVVFTIIAVYRLNHSRIGRAWEAIREDETAAEVMGIPTFYMKLLAYCTGACFGGMAGAFYAARMRFVSPESFTFLESAMVLSMVVLGGMGSIPGVILGALALIALPEIFRDFELYRMLVFGGVMTLMMLFRPQGLLPPKRSMKADKKD, encoded by the coding sequence ATGATCTGGCTGTTCGTCCTGCTCTGGCCCTTGCTGGGAGTAAAGCCTGAAGGACTCGAGGTTGCTACAACTTTTTCAGTTTGGTGGAAGATAGCTGCAGGGTGTTCTATTCTTCTGGTCCTGCGCCAGCTTAACAGTATTGGTGTATTTAATTTTTTTACTAAACCGATCGGCTCGGTTGCTGTAGGAATGCAGAGGGCAAGTACTACTGTACCAATGGTCGTTTGGGCCTTTCTTCTTTTGGCTTTTGCAATTGCCTACCCTCATTTATTCGGACGTTATGCGCAGGATGTAGCCATCAACTGTATGGTCTATATCTGTCTCGGCCTAGGGCTTAATATTGTCGTTGGTCTAGCTGGAATGCTTGATCTTGGGTATATCGCTTTTTACGGACTGGGAGCATATACCTATGCGTTACTGTCTGTAACTTACAAGATTTCTTTTTGGCTTTGCCTGCCGCTTAGCGCGGCCGTAGCCGGACTTGGCGCATGCATTATCGGCTATTGTTCCATGCGCATGCGTGGTGACTATCTGGCGATTGTTACGCTGGGTTTTGCTGAAATAGTTCGTATGGTTTTTAATAACTGGATGAGTCTTACCAACGGTCCTAACGGAATTACCGGTATCAAGGCTCCAGGTATTTACTGGCCTGATTTTACAAACGGCATGACCTTCGAGCATCTCTGGCTTAAAAAACTTTCTCTTATTTATTACGTAATCTTAGCCTTAGTTGTCTTCACCATTATTGCGGTATACCGTCTCAACCACTCCCGTATAGGACGTGCGTGGGAGGCAATTCGCGAAGATGAAACAGCGGCAGAAGTTATGGGGATTCCGACCTTCTACATGAAGCTGCTGGCTTATTGCACCGGCGCATGTTTCGGTGGTATGGCCGGGGCATTTTATGCTGCCCGTATGAGGTTTGTCAGCCCTGAATCTTTTACCTTTCTTGAGTCGGCTATGGTTTTGTCTATGGTTGTTCTTGGTGGTATGGGGTCTATACCGGGCGTTATACTCGGAGCATTGGCTCTTATTGCCTTGCCGGAGATTTTTAGAGACTTCGAACTTTACCGCATGCTGGTCTTCGGTGGTGTCATGACTCTTATGATGCTTTTCAGACCGCAGGGCTTGCTGCCCCCCAAACGCAGTATGAAGGCAGATAAAAAGGATTAA
- a CDS encoding branched-chain amino acid ABC transporter permease produces MEYFFQQLINGITLGSVYALIALGYTMVYGIIQLINFAHGEFFAAGGYVGVIFMSYLLSQGAPAWVCLSGSLILAMAYCAMLAMAVEKVAYKPLRNSSRLSVLLSALGMSIFLQNGLMLTQGVYDKAYPTELTQGGFEFGNVMLSYMQLFIISLTAFLLVALNFLVFKTRMGKAMRSTAQDKIMSALVGINSNRIISMTFAIGAGLAAAAGIMVGLYYGSVRYDMGFVPGIKAFAAAVLGGIGNITGAMIGGFIIGMVEIFAAGYISGEYKDVFAFVILIGVLYFRPSGIMGENVDDTRV; encoded by the coding sequence ATGGAATATTTTTTTCAACAACTCATCAACGGTATTACTCTAGGCAGTGTTTATGCACTGATCGCTTTAGGGTATACTATGGTGTACGGCATCATCCAACTCATTAACTTTGCTCACGGCGAATTTTTTGCAGCTGGCGGTTATGTTGGCGTAATTTTTATGAGCTATCTCCTTTCACAGGGAGCACCTGCCTGGGTATGCCTTTCAGGTTCACTTATACTTGCTATGGCGTACTGTGCCATGCTTGCTATGGCTGTAGAAAAGGTTGCCTACAAACCCCTACGAAACTCGTCGCGCCTTTCAGTTCTTCTCTCTGCTCTTGGTATGTCTATATTTTTGCAGAACGGATTGATGCTGACACAGGGCGTATATGATAAGGCTTACCCTACTGAGCTTACTCAGGGTGGTTTCGAGTTTGGCAATGTAATGCTCTCCTACATGCAGCTTTTCATTATCAGCCTGACAGCATTTTTGCTTGTTGCACTCAATTTTCTGGTCTTTAAGACCCGGATGGGAAAGGCCATGCGGTCGACTGCACAGGATAAAATTATGTCTGCTTTGGTAGGGATTAATTCAAATCGTATCATCAGTATGACTTTTGCAATTGGTGCAGGTCTCGCTGCTGCAGCTGGTATTATGGTTGGCCTGTATTACGGCTCAGTTCGTTATGATATGGGATTTGTCCCCGGCATCAAAGCTTTTGCAGCAGCCGTACTAGGCGGTATCGGTAATATTACTGGAGCTATGATAGGCGGTTTTATTATAGGAATGGTAGAAATTTTTGCAGCGGGTTACATCTCCGGTGAGTACAAGGATGTTTTTGCTTTTGTTATTCTAATCGGGGTGCTTTATTTCAGACCTTCAGGAATCATGGGAGAGAACGTTGACGATACCAGAGTTTAA
- a CDS encoding branched-chain amino acid ABC transporter substrate-binding protein, with amino-acid sequence MKRLIMTVLLAAAILMLGSGMVFAKTLKLGTMGPLTGPYAADGNDIKNGVLTAVEVVKENGGIPGFDSIEVLPQDTACEPRQAVATANKLINEGANGVVGAYCSSATLPASEVLDEESIIMITPASTNEKVTSRGLPYMFRMCGRDDDQGAIALKFMQEKLGAKSVYIVDDKTAYSQGLADGVEKMAKAAGIKVLGHEHVNQGDKDFSAILTKVKTDNPDVFYMSMQNSATGALMLIQAKRMGIKAVRLAQDAVYHPQLIEIAKDAAEDVYLTFGFIDDNAPAYKEFYAKYQPKYGNPGAYSGYAYDSAIAYLKAVKAAGSTDPEKVKAELMKLDYDGATKHIKFKANGDSGSNYIIRKVEGGKFINYWNPATGKLY; translated from the coding sequence ATGAAACGTTTGATTATGACAGTTCTGCTTGCCGCAGCAATTTTGATGCTGGGTTCTGGCATGGTGTTCGCGAAAACACTCAAACTCGGTACAATGGGACCATTGACTGGTCCATATGCTGCTGATGGTAACGACATCAAAAACGGTGTTCTCACAGCTGTTGAAGTTGTAAAAGAAAATGGTGGAATTCCCGGCTTTGACTCAATTGAAGTCCTTCCGCAGGATACAGCTTGTGAACCTCGTCAGGCCGTTGCAACTGCTAACAAACTGATTAACGAAGGAGCAAACGGAGTTGTAGGGGCCTACTGCTCAAGTGCAACTCTTCCTGCCTCTGAAGTTCTTGATGAAGAATCAATCATCATGATTACACCCGCATCAACAAATGAAAAAGTTACATCACGTGGATTGCCTTACATGTTCCGCATGTGTGGTCGTGATGATGATCAGGGGGCAATTGCTCTGAAATTTATGCAGGAAAAGCTCGGAGCTAAATCTGTTTATATTGTTGATGATAAGACAGCATATTCACAGGGGCTCGCTGACGGTGTTGAGAAAATGGCTAAAGCTGCTGGTATAAAAGTTCTCGGTCACGAGCATGTTAATCAGGGAGATAAAGACTTTTCCGCTATCTTGACTAAAGTTAAAACAGACAATCCAGATGTATTTTACATGTCCATGCAGAACTCTGCTACCGGTGCTCTTATGCTTATTCAGGCTAAACGTATGGGAATCAAAGCCGTTCGTCTTGCACAGGATGCAGTTTATCACCCTCAGTTGATTGAAATAGCTAAGGATGCAGCTGAAGATGTATATCTTACTTTTGGTTTCATTGATGATAATGCTCCTGCATATAAAGAATTTTACGCAAAATATCAGCCTAAGTACGGTAATCCCGGTGCATATTCCGGTTACGCATATGACAGTGCGATCGCCTATTTGAAGGCTGTTAAGGCTGCCGGGTCAACTGATCCTGAAAAAGTTAAAGCTGAACTCATGAAGCTGGATTATGATGGTGCAACAAAGCACATTAAGTTTAAAGCTAATGGTGATTCCGGCTCAAACTACATTATCCGTAAAGTTGAGGGTGGTAAGTTTATTAACTACTGGAACCCTGCTACCGGTAAGCTCTACTAG
- a CDS encoding ABC transporter ATP-binding protein, whose protein sequence is MAELHLHDVSVRFGGLQALAEVNFSLMPGEIVGLIGPNGAGKTTVFNVITGVYSASGGYVEYNKEQMTGLKPYQVLQKGIARTFQNIRLFQNMTALENVMVAQHSRSSCGVFGAIFRTPGQKEEEARIKAKAMEELRFAELDDFADEIASNLPYGHQRRLEIARALASEPSTILLDEPAAGLNPAESSELMETILKISKRGINVLMVEHDMKVVMGICQKLVVLDHGVMIAKGNPEEIQKNPAVIEAYLGN, encoded by the coding sequence ATGGCAGAACTTCATTTACACGACGTGAGCGTCCGCTTTGGCGGTTTGCAGGCTCTGGCAGAGGTTAACTTCTCTCTCATGCCGGGGGAGATTGTTGGACTCATTGGTCCAAACGGTGCTGGCAAGACAACCGTCTTCAATGTGATAACAGGGGTATATTCAGCTTCTGGGGGATACGTTGAATACAATAAAGAACAAATGACAGGTTTAAAACCTTATCAGGTTCTTCAAAAAGGTATTGCCCGCACTTTTCAGAATATCAGACTTTTCCAAAATATGACTGCTCTTGAGAATGTTATGGTGGCACAGCATTCCCGTTCATCATGCGGGGTTTTTGGCGCTATATTCCGGACTCCAGGCCAGAAAGAGGAAGAGGCTCGTATCAAAGCGAAGGCTATGGAAGAATTACGATTTGCAGAGCTTGATGACTTTGCAGATGAAATTGCTTCAAACCTACCTTACGGACATCAGAGGCGACTCGAAATAGCAAGGGCGCTTGCCTCTGAGCCAAGTACCATTTTGCTTGATGAACCGGCTGCAGGACTTAATCCTGCGGAGAGTTCTGAGTTGATGGAAACCATACTGAAAATCTCAAAAAGAGGAATTAACGTGCTGATGGTTGAGCATGACATGAAAGTTGTCATGGGTATTTGCCAAAAGCTTGTAGTCCTTGATCACGGAGTGATGATTGCAAAGGGTAACCCTGAAGAGATTCAGAAAAATCCTGCTGTAATTGAGGCATATCTGGGTAACTAA